The following proteins come from a genomic window of Vallitaleaceae bacterium 9-2:
- a CDS encoding ATP-binding cassette domain-containing protein codes for MSLKANNLGFYYKKNEWLFKNVEFELSYGEILGISGYSGCGKTSLAKVLSNYLKPVNGQVLVDGEPFKDGVFQPVQLIYQHPEKVLNPKWKLKDLLCESYTPSQDIIDSFGIKEEWLERFPMEISGGEMQRFCIVRALNPQTKYIIADEMTTMLDAITQAKIWRQLLRICKERKIGLAIISHETEIISKLCDKVISLESIER; via the coding sequence ATGTCGTTAAAAGCAAACAATTTGGGGTTTTATTATAAGAAGAATGAGTGGCTGTTTAAAAATGTGGAATTTGAATTATCTTATGGAGAAATACTTGGGATTTCAGGGTATAGTGGTTGTGGGAAAACCAGCTTGGCAAAGGTTCTTTCCAATTACCTTAAACCTGTTAATGGTCAAGTATTGGTCGATGGAGAACCTTTCAAAGACGGAGTGTTCCAACCTGTACAGCTGATTTATCAACATCCGGAAAAAGTTCTTAATCCTAAGTGGAAGCTAAAAGATTTGCTGTGTGAAAGTTATACACCGTCTCAGGACATAATTGATAGTTTTGGTATAAAAGAAGAATGGCTTGAACGTTTTCCCATGGAAATATCCGGAGGTGAAATGCAAAGATTTTGTATTGTTCGAGCACTTAATCCTCAAACAAAGTACATTATTGCAGATGAGATGACAACCATGTTGGATGCCATTACTCAAGCGAAGATATGGCGTCAATTATTGCGAATATGTAAAGAGAGAAAAATAGGCCTTGCCATTATTAGTCATGAAACAGAGATTATATCAAAACTTTGTGACAAAGTTATATCCTTAGAATCAATCGAAAGATAG
- a CDS encoding HAMP domain-containing sensor histidine kinase — translation MKFINKKQSFGIINQLIYLSVKTIAGLILLFFIFFISWRYIIDLHVSPVDNMHLNHQLKDVAVFIGILICFSLYLAIIVRFLMQKLEYIKHLIECIHVMKGGNFCDPVTICGHDELSHLALHIDELRQEIHTNNLEKRRRKVKENTFLTSISHDLRTPLTSIIGYLEILLDSDFNDCKKQSNYLKLCLKRSIQLQELTNSAFEHFYLKDKQLETTELLRCNSIMNLERIIIDSAQILAQQNLTYSTVFPKKRYALVYDIRMIQRLFDNVFTNICRYAKKETNINITGTITDSNLIIRITNKIDIQCKRKESTGIGINNCKKIMQIHEGSFSHEIDNLLFTSTVRFPIKCGNNIS, via the coding sequence ATGAAATTTATTAATAAAAAACAGTCTTTTGGAATAATCAATCAACTTATCTATCTATCCGTAAAGACCATTGCAGGTTTAATTCTTCTTTTTTTTATTTTCTTTATCTCTTGGCGCTATATCATTGATCTACATGTTTCACCTGTTGATAATATGCATTTAAATCATCAATTAAAAGATGTTGCGGTATTTATAGGTATTTTGATATGTTTTTCATTATATCTTGCTATCATTGTCCGTTTTTTAATGCAAAAACTTGAGTACATTAAGCATCTTATCGAGTGTATTCACGTAATGAAAGGTGGAAATTTTTGTGACCCAGTGACAATTTGTGGACACGACGAACTTTCCCACCTTGCACTACATATTGATGAGCTTAGACAAGAAATACATACTAACAACCTAGAAAAGCGAAGAAGAAAAGTAAAGGAGAATACTTTTTTAACCTCGATCTCTCATGATTTAAGAACACCATTAACTAGCATTATCGGCTATTTAGAAATTCTACTTGATAGTGATTTTAATGATTGCAAGAAACAATCTAATTATCTTAAGTTATGCCTCAAGCGTTCCATACAACTTCAAGAATTAACAAATAGCGCCTTTGAGCACTTTTATCTAAAAGATAAACAACTAGAAACCACGGAACTTTTACGTTGCAACTCTATAATGAACTTGGAACGTATTATCATAGATTCTGCCCAAATATTAGCTCAGCAAAATTTAACTTACTCTACTGTTTTCCCTAAAAAGCGCTATGCCTTGGTCTATGACATTCGAATGATACAGCGTCTTTTTGATAATGTGTTTACAAATATTTGTCGCTATGCAAAAAAAGAGACAAATATTAACATTACTGGTACCATCACAGATTCAAATCTAATTATTAGAATTACAAATAAAATAGATATACAATGTAAAAGAAAGGAAAGTACAGGTATTGGAATAAATAACTGTAAAAAAATAATGCAAATTCATGAGGGAAGTTTTTCCCATGAAATAGACAACCTTTTATTTACATCAACTGTTCGTTTTCCCATAAAATGTGGCAATAATATCTCTTGA
- a CDS encoding ABC transporter ATP-binding protein — translation MNQKSDILTVENLSISFSQYVKGLKTKKTTPINNLNISVRKGEIHAVIGASGSGKSLLAHAILGILPANAECRGEIYYQKKRLTEERKVQLRGKEIAFIPQSVNYLDPLMRVGKQVKIGLPKKQANNIQESLFERYGLKKTDAKLYPSELSGGMLRRVLFATSVKEDIKLVIADEPTPGIHPEALSRILNQLRQFADEGVSVMLITHDVVSALTICDRVTVFKDGEAIETTEAENFKGNGEGLLHPYTKALWNCLPQNQFTLYKEVRSCR, via the coding sequence ATGAATCAAAAAAGCGATATTTTAACAGTTGAAAATTTGTCCATTTCATTTTCGCAATATGTAAAAGGACTTAAAACAAAAAAAACAACACCCATAAATAATTTGAATATTTCTGTTAGGAAAGGAGAAATTCATGCGGTTATTGGTGCGAGCGGGTCAGGAAAAAGCTTGCTTGCCCATGCAATTCTTGGAATCTTGCCAGCCAATGCAGAATGTAGAGGGGAAATATATTATCAAAAAAAACGACTGACAGAAGAAAGAAAAGTTCAACTTAGGGGAAAAGAGATTGCCTTTATACCTCAATCAGTAAATTACTTAGATCCATTAATGCGTGTAGGTAAGCAGGTAAAAATTGGATTGCCTAAAAAACAAGCAAATAATATACAAGAAAGTTTATTTGAAAGATATGGATTAAAAAAAACAGATGCAAAGTTGTATCCATCTGAACTTTCGGGAGGCATGTTAAGACGAGTTCTTTTTGCAACAAGTGTTAAGGAAGATATAAAACTTGTAATAGCAGATGAACCCACTCCGGGAATACATCCAGAAGCATTAAGTAGAATCTTAAATCAATTGCGACAGTTTGCTGATGAAGGTGTATCTGTTATGCTTATTACTCATGATGTAGTATCTGCATTAACGATATGTGATCGGGTAACGGTTTTTAAAGATGGAGAGGCTATTGAAACAACGGAGGCTGAAAATTTTAAGGGGAACGGAGAGGGGCTTTTACATCCGTATACAAAAGCTTTATGGAATTGCTTGCCTCAAAATCAGTTCACATTATATAAGGAGGTTCGATCATGTCGTTAA